From Ipomoea triloba cultivar NCNSP0323 chromosome 5, ASM357664v1, the proteins below share one genomic window:
- the LOC116019360 gene encoding cytochrome P450 CYP736A12-like, whose product MASICLALLSIFIATLLWLFRHRRAIASSKSHRKLPPGPRGLPIIGNLHMLGTLPHRSLNELSKKYGPIMFLKLGNVPTVVISLPAAAELILKTHDAVFANRPKFDVVDNTTNGSKGVGFAPYGPQWRNNKKFLAQELLSPAKIESFAEMRRGEIEALVKSIRAAAEGREAVDLSSEVGKLIENVTYKMLFGCSNDNDSRHELKCIVEEIVSLEGAFNIADFIPILKPFDLQGLNKRIKALGKSIDKLFTEVINEREQDTKKGIPESNKNIVDIMLSFQKSPSSSSHKLDLVSIKPLLFDMIVGSVDTSFTWIEWTLAEIMRHPRVMKRLQEELETKVGLSRMVEEKDLPNLEYLEMVIKESFRLHPVATLLIPRESMEDIELDGHFIPKNTRVSINCWAIGHDPNIWSDNVEEFVPERFMNKNIDLRGRDFHLLPFGYGRRACPGVNLGLIMVKLIVGQLIHCFNWELPNGMSHSELNMTEKYGLASPKAEHLVVVPSHRLFCQLA is encoded by the exons ATGGCTTCTATTTGTTTAGCACTTCTTTCTATCTTCATTGCAACCCTATTGTGGTTGTTCCGTCACCGAAGGGCTATAGCGTCGTCGAAAAGTCACCGGAAACTTCCACCGGGGCCACGCGGCCTTCCCATCATCGGAAACCTCCACATGCTAGGCACCCTCCCGCACCGGTCCCTAAACGAGCTATCCAAAAAATATGGCCCCATAATGTTCTTGAAGCTGGGCAACGTCCCAACGGTGGTGATTTCCTTGCCCGCCGCCGCGGAGCTCATCCTTAAAACCCACGACGCCGTGTTTGCCAATCGGCCGAAGTTCGATGTTGTGGACAACACCACCAACGGCTCTAAGGGCGTTGGGTTTGCGCCGTACGGTCCTCAGTGGCGCAACAACAAGAAATTCTTAGCCCAAGAGCTCCTCTCACCGGCCAAAATCGAGTCCTTTGCGGAGATGCGAAGGGGGGAGATTGAGGCATTGGTGAAGTCAATAAGGGCCGCTGCCGAGGGCCGGGAGGCGGTGGATCTTAGTAGTGAGGTGGGGAAGTTGATTGAGAACGTTACGTACAAAATGCTGTTTGGGTGTAGTAATGACAATGATAGCCGGCATGAATTGAAGTGTATCGTTGAAGAGATCGTGTCTTTGGAGGGAGCTTTCAATATTGCAGACTTCATTCCCATTCTAAAGCCCTTTGATCTGCAG GGGTTGAACAAGAGAATTAAAGCACTTGGAAAATCTATTGACAAATTGTTTACAGAAGTTATCAACGAACGTGAACAAGATACAAAAAAGGGCATCCCAGAAAGCAATAAGAACATTGTGGATATAATGCTATCATTCCAAAAAAGcccttcttcctcttcccaCAAACTCGACTTAGTAAGCATTAAACCACTTCTCTTCGACATGATAGTAGGATCTGTGGATACCTCATTCACATGGATCGAGTGGACTTTAGCAGAAATCATGAGGCATCCCAGAGTGATGAAACGTCTCCAAGAAGAGTTGGAGACTAAAGTGGGACTAAGTCGAATGGTGGAGGAGAAAGACTTGCCCAACTTGGAATACTTAGAGATGGTGATCAAGGAAAGCTTCAGGCTCCATCCAGTGGCGACGCTACTCATTCCTCGTGAGTCAATGGAGGATATCGAACTAGACGGCCACTTCATACCAAAAAACACACGAGTTTCAATAAATTGTTGGGCGATTGGGCACGACCCAAACATTTGGTCTGACAATGTGGAGGAGTTTGTTCCGGAGAGATTTATGAACAAAAACATAGATCTTCGGGGGCGTGATTTTCATCTACTTCCATTTGGATATGGGAGGAGGGCATGTCCAGGAGTGAATTTGGGGTTGATTATGGTTAAATTGATTGTTGGTCAGTTGATTCATTGCTTTAATTGGGAGCTGCCAAATGGAATGTCACATAGTGAGTTGAACATGACTGAGAAATATGGTTTGGCATCTCCGAAAGCCGAGCACTTGGTTGTTGTTCCTTCTCATCGCTTGTTTTGTCAATTAGCTTAA